A section of the Candidatus Acidiferrales bacterium genome encodes:
- a CDS encoding response regulator: MSSKAVLIVDDSESIRKFLVFAIRAQGFNVIAARDGMEALEKLSKTKVDLIITDLNMPNMDGFEFLKAVREDREYRETPVIILSSLTNEQDIETGMKLGANSYLLKPFDQKRIQYEVAKYLS; this comes from the coding sequence ATGTCATCAAAAGCAGTATTGATCGTTGACGATTCAGAATCGATTCGAAAATTTCTTGTGTTCGCCATCCGAGCCCAGGGATTCAACGTAATTGCCGCAAGAGACGGAATGGAGGCACTTGAAAAACTCTCCAAGACTAAAGTCGATCTGATCATAACCGATCTTAACATGCCGAACATGGACGGCTTCGAATTCCTGAAAGCGGTTCGTGAAGATAGGGAGTACCGCGAGACACCGGTCATAATCTTATCTTCACTGACGAATGAGCAGGATATCGAAACCGGGATGAAACTTGGTGCAAATTCATACCTCTTGAAACCGTTCGATCAAAAAAGAATTCAGTACGAAGTTGCGAAGTATTTAAGTTAA
- a CDS encoding CheR family methyltransferase, with the protein FKQINLFDRAAMRTTRGVDVVFAANVLIYFDFNSKQTVVSLIYDTMNKGGYLFVGYSETLYGLTQALMPVHFEKAIAYMKE; encoded by the coding sequence TTCAAACAGATCAACCTATTCGACAGAGCTGCTATGCGTACCACAAGGGGCGTCGACGTCGTCTTCGCCGCCAACGTCCTGATTTATTTTGACTTTAATTCGAAACAGACCGTTGTCTCTTTGATTTATGACACCATGAACAAAGGCGGATATTTATTCGTCGGCTATTCTGAAACTCTTTACGGTCTGACACAGGCGTTGATGCCCGTGCATTTTGAAAAAGCAATTGCTTACATGAAGGAGTAA